The Flaviramulus sp. BrNp1-15 genome has a window encoding:
- a CDS encoding TonB-dependent receptor, protein MRKILLLSVLFLTAFSYAQNTGSIVGTLTDKEYNNEPLAFANVLIKGTTKGTTSDFDGLYEFDNLEPGTITLIFSFVGYETQEIEVNVVAGEATELNVVLGASAASLDEVVITTTTKRESETALLLEQKKAVEIKQSIGAEELSRKGVSDAAGAVAKISGVSKQEGSNNVYVRGLGDRYLNTTMNGLSLPSNDINKKNIDLNLFSSDIIENISVSKAYSARFYGDFSAGNIDISSKEYTGQGFFDVSVGSGFNSRAIGKDFLRNEGTGYLGDYARYSHNPFAVILSHGIDPVEGETPINLSLSLSGGKSFTFKNDSRLSLFLTASFDNGFEYRDGIVADYTAGYNKLFPESEEYNYSTTSSAMATALYRINSDNKLKFTSLFVNSSSDEVGYYGVGGQGILYDFSDEPSGYFQSNYQFNQDLIFVNQLIGEHTFDKLNIDWGIGYNRVFAHEPDRKRISLLNYDNLLDNDASTSPNFAQNNNFNNQRYFQNIEDEELNSRLSLSYQASDNFKLIVGYNGKTRERHFDNSRYGYKNINTGTFSIENIGNLNSIFNLQNFLDGVYQTHVFNPIDPENGLTQTNLPGKLENTYKGVLDIHAGYISSEINLGESWLFVPGVRLENVNQSIEYNAINLPPNDLGETNASETFVLPSLNIKYTLNEDQNVRLAVSKTISFPEFKEIAPFVYEGISYRIGGNQDLLGKNTGVNLTNKSYSEVYNLDLKYDWFISKSEILSLGVFAKQINDPINLVLAADATGTQRYFRTGEKAEILGAELEIRKNLITNQDDDTVLAAGFNFTYMHTKQDLYNSIEGSYGTSFNRATDELEGASPIIVNADLSFKPIISENFNSTANIVFNYSSDRIFSLGSGDVGNIIEKAVTTLDFVLKNKIGKNTELNLSAKNLLDPNIETIRENTGDGDVILSSFKRGITAGIQLKYNF, encoded by the coding sequence ATGAGAAAAATTTTATTATTATCTGTACTGTTTTTAACTGCATTTTCATACGCCCAAAACACAGGCTCTATTGTAGGTACACTAACAGATAAAGAATACAACAATGAACCTCTTGCTTTTGCAAATGTTTTAATAAAAGGAACTACTAAAGGAACCACTTCTGACTTTGATGGTTTATATGAATTTGACAATTTAGAACCAGGAACTATTACTTTAATATTTAGTTTCGTTGGTTATGAAACTCAAGAAATAGAAGTTAATGTGGTTGCTGGAGAAGCTACAGAACTTAATGTTGTTTTAGGTGCTAGCGCAGCTTCTTTAGACGAAGTTGTTATTACTACCACAACCAAAAGAGAAAGTGAAACGGCTTTATTACTAGAACAAAAGAAAGCTGTTGAAATTAAACAGAGTATTGGTGCTGAAGAGTTATCTAGAAAAGGTGTTAGTGATGCCGCTGGAGCAGTTGCTAAAATATCAGGTGTATCAAAACAAGAAGGATCTAATAATGTTTATGTACGTGGTTTAGGTGATAGATATTTAAACACTACAATGAACGGTTTATCATTACCATCTAATGATATTAATAAAAAGAATATAGATTTAAATTTATTTTCTTCAGATATCATTGAAAACATCTCTGTAAGTAAAGCATATTCTGCTAGGTTTTATGGTGATTTCTCTGCTGGTAATATTGATATTTCATCAAAGGAATATACTGGTCAAGGATTTTTTGATGTATCTGTTGGCTCTGGTTTTAACTCAAGAGCAATTGGAAAAGATTTTCTAAGAAATGAAGGTACTGGTTATTTGGGAGATTACGCAAGATATAGTCATAACCCTTTTGCAGTTATATTATCTCATGGTATAGACCCAGTAGAAGGAGAAACTCCTATTAATTTAAGTTTGAGTTTATCTGGTGGAAAGTCTTTTACTTTTAAAAATGATTCTCGTTTAAGCTTATTCTTAACTGCATCTTTTGATAATGGTTTTGAATATAGAGATGGTATAGTTGCAGACTATACAGCTGGTTATAATAAGTTATTTCCAGAGTCTGAAGAGTATAACTATTCTACAACATCTTCAGCAATGGCTACTGCATTATACAGAATAAACAGTGATAATAAATTAAAATTTACGTCATTGTTTGTAAACAGTTCTTCAGATGAAGTAGGCTATTACGGTGTTGGTGGTCAAGGAATTCTTTATGATTTCTCAGATGAACCAAGTGGTTATTTTCAAAGTAATTACCAATTCAATCAAGATTTAATATTTGTAAATCAATTAATTGGTGAACACACATTTGATAAGTTAAATATAGATTGGGGAATTGGTTATAATAGAGTTTTTGCTCACGAACCAGACAGAAAACGTATTTCTTTGTTAAATTATGATAATCTTCTTGACAATGATGCTTCTACAAGCCCAAACTTTGCTCAAAACAACAATTTCAATAACCAACGTTATTTTCAGAATATTGAAGACGAAGAGTTAAATAGCAGGTTAAGCTTATCTTATCAAGCTTCAGATAATTTTAAACTTATTGTTGGATACAATGGAAAAACTAGAGAAAGACATTTTGACAACTCAAGATACGGTTATAAAAATATAAACACAGGTACTTTTTCAATAGAAAATATTGGTAACCTAAACAGTATATTTAATCTACAAAACTTTTTAGATGGTGTTTATCAAACTCATGTTTTCAATCCAATCGATCCAGAAAATGGTCTTACACAAACTAATTTACCTGGTAAATTAGAAAACACATATAAAGGTGTATTAGATATTCATGCAGGTTATATTTCATCTGAAATTAATTTAGGAGAATCTTGGTTATTTGTTCCTGGTGTAAGATTAGAAAATGTAAACCAGAGTATTGAATACAATGCTATTAACCTTCCTCCTAACGATCTAGGAGAAACTAATGCAAGTGAAACCTTTGTTTTACCTTCTTTAAATATTAAGTATACTTTAAATGAAGACCAAAATGTACGTTTGGCAGTAAGTAAAACAATTTCCTTTCCAGAATTTAAAGAAATTGCACCTTTTGTATATGAAGGCATAAGCTACAGAATTGGTGGTAACCAAGATTTACTTGGAAAAAACACAGGAGTTAACTTAACTAACAAGTCTTATTCTGAAGTTTATAATTTAGACTTAAAGTACGATTGGTTTATCTCTAAAAGTGAAATTTTATCTTTAGGTGTTTTTGCAAAACAAATAAACGACCCTATTAACTTAGTACTTGCTGCAGATGCTACAGGCACTCAACGTTACTTTAGAACCGGTGAAAAAGCAGAGATTTTAGGTGCAGAACTTGAAATTAGAAAAAACTTAATAACAAACCAAGATGATGATACTGTGCTTGCTGCTGGTTTTAATTTTACCTACATGCATACAAAACAAGATCTATACAATAGTATTGAAGGATCTTACGGAACTTCTTTTAATAGAGCTACCGATGAATTAGAAGGTGCATCTCCTATTATTGTAAATGCCGATTTAAGTTTTAAACCAATAATTAGCGAAAACTTTAACTCTACAGCTAACATAGTATTCAATTATTCTTCAGACAGAATTTTTTCTTTAGGATCTGGAGATGTAGGTAATATCATAGAAAAAGCTGTAACTACTTTAGATTTTGTTTTAAAGAATAAAATTGGAAAAAATACAGAACTTAATCTAAGTGCAAAAAACTTACTAGATCCAAATATCGAAACTATAAGAGAAAACACTGGTGATGGAGATGTAATCTTATCTAGTTTTAAAAGAGGAATAACAGCTGGAATCCAACTTAAATATAACTTTTAA